The DNA region TCACGCTGCACGAGGACGCGCTGCCCGACCACGACACCTTCGACGCCGAAAGCTGCTATCTGGGCTGGACGTTCGAGGTCGAGACGGCGGGCGGCGAAGGCCCGCTCCGCGACGTGTTCCTGTTTGCCGAGGACGACGCGGTGCTCGAGATCACGCCCGTCGTCGATGCGCCAGTACCGCAGGCCGCTCCTGCCGCGCCTGCCGTCGACGGCACTGCGGCAGCCCCGGGCGCGCTCGTCACCCCGGCGCCTGCCACGCCGGCGCCGGAGGAACGTCGCCTCGGCCAGCGCCGCGTGCTGGCCGATCGTCGTCCGGCCGCCGAGAATGCCTCGATCCGCGTCGCGACCGAGAAGGTGGATCGGCTGATCGACCTGGTGGGCGAGGTGGTGATCTCGCAGTCGATGGTGGCCAACATCATCGACACGTTCTCCGAGGAGAAGCTCCTCACGCTGCGCGACGCGGTCGGCGTGCTCGCCCGCAACACCCGCGAACTGCAGGAGCGGATCATGGGCATCCGCATGATGCCCGTGGGCGGCGTGTTCGCGCGCTTCCCGCGCGTCGTCCACGACATCGCCGGCGCGCTGGGCAAGGACATCCAGGTCGTCTTCGAGGGCGAGGAGACCGAGCTCGACAAGGGGGTCATCGAGCAGATCGGCGATCCGCTGACGCACATGGTCCGCAACGCGGCCGACCACGGCATCGAGCTGCCCGCCGACCGCGCCGCCGCCGGAAAGCCTGCGCAGGGCACCATCCGCCTCAGCGCGTTCACGCGCGGCGGCAACGTCGTGATCGAGGTGGCCGACGACGGCAAGGGCCTCGACACCGAGCGCATCCGCGCCAAGGCGCTGTCGCAGGGGCTCATCAGCGAGCACGAGACGCTGAGCGACGAGCAGGTCAACGCGCTGATCTTCGCGCCCGGCTTCTCGACGGCCGACCAGGTGAGCAGCCTGTCGGGCCGCGGCGTCGGCATGGACGTGGTCCGCCGCAACGTGCAGGCCCTCAACGGCACGGTCGCCGTCGAGAGCAAGCCGGGCAAGGGCTCGCTGTGCCGCATCACGCTGCCACTCACGCT from Luteitalea sp. TBR-22 includes:
- a CDS encoding chemotaxis protein CheA, with the translated sequence MQIDLSRFKDTYFEEATDHVATIESSLLNLEERGGDREVLDAIFRAAHSVKGGSGVFGLTAIGEFTHALESVLDRLREGEIACTRDLIDLLLQANDVLRGLLASARTGVAEPGEREAVLVSLGEVLKGATAAEAAADATAAVVAVAAAATEAVEVSPASDAVTRGAAGGAVTVPRWRVHFIPNKDLFRQGLDPLVLFRDLAEVSRILRVTLHEDALPDHDTFDAESCYLGWTFEVETAGGEGPLRDVFLFAEDDAVLEITPVVDAPVPQAAPAAPAVDGTAAAPGALVTPAPATPAPEERRLGQRRVLADRRPAAENASIRVATEKVDRLIDLVGEVVISQSMVANIIDTFSEEKLLTLRDAVGVLARNTRELQERIMGIRMMPVGGVFARFPRVVHDIAGALGKDIQVVFEGEETELDKGVIEQIGDPLTHMVRNAADHGIELPADRAAAGKPAQGTIRLSAFTRGGNVVIEVADDGKGLDTERIRAKALSQGLISEHETLSDEQVNALIFAPGFSTADQVSSLSGRGVGMDVVRRNVQALNGTVAVESKPGKGSLCRITLPLTLAILDGQSLTVGGGQYVLPITSIVESLRPRPQDVQVVVGRGEVVLVRGEAVPLVRLHRLFGVPTDRTDPCTGIVVLVEHDGQRAALLGEELLGQQQVVIKSLDTHYRRTDGVMGATIMGDGSVALILDVPGLLRLAGQGRRVAESAA